The DNA sequence AATCACCCCGCTTTGTCAAGGTATTGCGCGTCAAAATGCGCGTTGAGTCGGGCCCGGTAATCGGCCATGAATTTATCCAGAGGGTTTCTCTGCAGAAAGGTTTTTGCCGCTTCCACGGCCTCCGCATAGGTGCTGGCGTCAAAAAATTTCTTGGCCGTGTCCGGATCGCAAAAGCGGTTTCCCAAGTCGTAACTGGAGGTCGCCGTGGTGAGGTATTTTGCCATCTCGAACGGGCTGTATTTCCCGCCTTTTCCGTGTGGCGGTCGCAGCAATCCCGGCGCAAGATCGTAGCTGTGTTTCAACCCGAGGCGCCGCCGCGCCTCGTCCATCGCAAAGGCGAAGTGCCTAATCCATTTGTTCCCGCAGCGCTGCTTGCCGCTGGTCAACCCTATTTCCCGGTCCGCCCACGCTGATGCCAGGGGGATGTAGCTGTCGATGGTGGCAATGTAGGTTTTGCGTGTCATGTTGCCCTCCCTATGCGATTAAACTCATTTGTTTTGCGGTGTTGGTGTCGGCCTCAACGAGGTTTTTAACGGCCTGCCTGAAATAACTGTCTTTCAATTCAACCCCGACGAATTTTCTACCCATTTTCAATGACTGGTAGCCTTCTGACCCGATCCCGGCAAATGGCGAGAAAACCGTGTCGCCCTCATTGGTCCACAGTTGCAAGGCGCGTTCAATAACGTCGAGTTGCAACGGGCAAATGTGCCGTTCGTCTTTATCGTCGCGAGCGGAAGTACGCTGCAATGTGTTGGACGGGTTAATGTCCATCCAGACAGGGGAGGCGTACCTCTGCCACACGTCAATGGACAAATTTTTCGTTTGTTTGAACGTCCCATGATCGCCCGCGAAATACTTAAGTTCACCGCACACAGGTTCTGGGTTTTCCCCCGGTTTGCGCATGACCACCAGATAATCGGGTATGCCCTGACGCGACATGCAACTGTCTTTTTTCAGCTGTTTGTGCAGTAATCCTAATGCTTTGGTGCGCTGCATGGCCGTCACCGGGTCTTTCCAGATCACCACTTCGCTGTGATATATCCAGCCAGCGTCCTGAAATATTTTGATGAGTTGCCCGCGAAAATCCTTAATGCCGATAACCCCGTCGCGCGCTTTACTGGTCGGAAGATTCATGCAATGAAACGCGCAGAGCCTCCCCGGCTTAGTAATACGCAACAGTTCCGGCACCAAGAACCGGAAATGGTCAGCAAATTCCTGATCCGTTTTACAGTTCCCCATGTCGCGGTCGCTGGCCGAGTAGGTATAAAGCGATGCGAACGGCGGGGAAAATATCGAAAAATGCACGCTGTCGTCGGGGATTTCCCGCGTTACGTCAACGCAATCGCCATGGTATAAGGTCCAATTTTCGGATGATTCAACCCCACGCGCATAGTCAACAGTCTGACGCGTTGTGCCGTGGATCTCATCGGTGTTAATACCCGCCATATATTTCACCATTTCTGACGCCATTCGATCAGCATCGGATTCTTTTCGCTCGATGTTTTTTACAACGGCCCCTTCGGTTTCTGCCGTCACCACATGGACCGTGACTTTTTTGGTTTGTCCGAACCGCCAGCATCGCCTAACCGCCTGATAAAATTGCTCATAGGAATCGGACAGGCCGAGAAAAATCATAGTGTCGCAATGTTGCCAGTTCATACCGAACCCGGCGATGCTTGGTTTGGTGACAAGCGTTTTAAAACTGCCATCCGAAAAGCCGAGCATGGCAGATTCTTTGTGCTCGTTTTTATCAGAGCCTTTCACCTCTACCGCGCCGTCAATTAAATGTTTTGCTGCGGCAGATTCATCGTTGAGGTTGCACCATACTAGGCACGGCCCGTCCGTGTTGTTGGCAATTTCTGCTGCAAGTTTGGCACGTTTATCCACTGTGGCTTTCCGCTCTTGCTGTCGCTCCTGCAATGTAAGCGCCTCGACCGGGAACAGGAACCCATCTGGGGCTTCATCCTTTTTGACAACATGGTGTTTAATCTCAAGCGGCGGCAAAATAAATCCGGCGTCGTCATACCCAAGATCGGACGGTTTGCGAATCATGACTGCCCAGGACGCCACCCATCGCCAGAAATCATTTTGAGCATGCCCTTTTATCCGCCATTTCTGTGTTTCGCCCCCGTCATGCACAAAAAACATGCTTAACATTTCCGCACGGCTCATCACACCCAAAAACTCTGCATGGTTGCCAAGTTCCATATGATCGTTCGGGGCTGGCGTTGCGGTACACGCCAAACGAAAGCCCGTGTTCTTGAACGCATCTATAATCTCGTTTCTTATTTTCCCGGTATAGCTCTTTAAAATTGATGATTCATCAAGGACGACACCAGCAAAATGGTCGGCATTAAATTTGCCCAGCATTTCATAATTGGTTATTGTGATTCCTGATGAAACTTGTTCTTGGCTGCGGCAATACTTCGCGTCAATGCCAAACTTCGCGCCCTCCCTAACGGTTTGCATTGACACGGCCAGCGGAGCCAGGATTAACACATCGCCGCCCGTATACTCATGAACATGCTTCCCCCACTCTAGCTGTATGGCTGTTTTGCCCATCCCGCAATCTGCAAATAGCGCCGCCCTACCACGCTTTAATGCCCAACGAACAATGTCTTTCTGGAATTCGAACAGTGCCGGGTTTATTCCAACGTCTGCGCGTATTCCAGTTGCCGCGTCCGCCACGGCTTTTTTCTGCAAAAAATCCTCGTATCGCATACCTGAACCTCCTAAAACCAGCGACTCCCCACCATTAAAATAGTTGAGTGCGGTACATCGCGCCTCCGTTAAAATGGGATTTCGCTGTCGTCGCTAAACTGATAGCCGTCGTCCTGCTGCTGATTACCCGTCTCGCTTCCGTGCTGGCCGCGTGAGCCACTTTCTTGCCTCGTGCCTGTGTTGGTGTTGCCCCGGCCTTGCGCGTCGCCCTTGGAGCCTAAAAGCTGCATTTGGTCGGCTACTACCTCAACGCTGTAACGGTCGTCCCCGTCACGGTCTTGCCATTTGCGAGTGCGCATCTTGCCGGAAACGTAAATCTGCTGGCCTTTGGTACAATATTGGGCAATGATTTCCGCCAGTTTTTTGAAGGCCACCACGTTCACCCATTCGCAGCCTTCCTTGTCTTTGCCTTTCCAGCCGACCGCCAACGTGAAGTTGACGACGGCATCGCCATTGGGTAAATAACGCTGCTCAGGGTCCTTGCCGAGCCTACCGATAAATTGACACAAGTTCAGATCGTTCGCCATGTTACGCTCCACAGTTAAGGTGATTGTTTAAGTTTCGTTCCAGCCGCGAAAGCTTAGCATTTACGGCTTTGTCAATGTCGTCATCCCAAAAGATCAGCCTCGGATATACGGTGCAAATCTCCACGTCCGCCATTTCCTCGATCATGCTGTCGTAGGTTTTTGGCGTCGGGTCGGCC is a window from the Candidatus Cloacimonadota bacterium genome containing:
- a CDS encoding helicase translates to MRYEDFLQKKAVADAATGIRADVGINPALFEFQKDIVRWALKRGRAALFADCGMGKTAIQLEWGKHVHEYTGGDVLILAPLAVSMQTVREGAKFGIDAKYCRSQEQVSSGITITNYEMLGKFNADHFAGVVLDESSILKSYTGKIRNEIIDAFKNTGFRLACTATPAPNDHMELGNHAEFLGVMSRAEMLSMFFVHDGGETQKWRIKGHAQNDFWRWVASWAVMIRKPSDLGYDDAGFILPPLEIKHHVVKKDEAPDGFLFPVEALTLQERQQERKATVDKRAKLAAEIANNTDGPCLVWCNLNDESAAAKHLIDGAVEVKGSDKNEHKESAMLGFSDGSFKTLVTKPSIAGFGMNWQHCDTMIFLGLSDSYEQFYQAVRRCWRFGQTKKVTVHVVTAETEGAVVKNIERKESDADRMASEMVKYMAGINTDEIHGTTRQTVDYARGVESSENWTLYHGDCVDVTREIPDDSVHFSIFSPPFASLYTYSASDRDMGNCKTDQEFADHFRFLVPELLRITKPGRLCAFHCMNLPTSKARDGVIGIKDFRGQLIKIFQDAGWIYHSEVVIWKDPVTAMQRTKALGLLHKQLKKDSCMSRQGIPDYLVVMRKPGENPEPVCGELKYFAGDHGTFKQTKNLSIDVWQRYASPVWMDINPSNTLQRTSARDDKDERHICPLQLDVIERALQLWTNEGDTVFSPFAGIGSEGYQSLKMGRKFVGVELKDSYFRQAVKNLVEADTNTAKQMSLIA
- the ssb gene encoding single-stranded DNA-binding protein; amino-acid sequence: MANDLNLCQFIGRLGKDPEQRYLPNGDAVVNFTLAVGWKGKDKEGCEWVNVVAFKKLAEIIAQYCTKGQQIYVSGKMRTRKWQDRDGDDRYSVEVVADQMQLLGSKGDAQGRGNTNTGTRQESGSRGQHGSETGNQQQDDGYQFSDDSEIPF